Proteins encoded by one window of Rattus rattus isolate New Zealand chromosome 10, Rrattus_CSIRO_v1, whole genome shotgun sequence:
- the LOC116911207 gene encoding transmembrane epididymal protein 1-like, which produces MGGFEGHLFPGLSLFLYGLYHAVLLSRALICNSPVQYPPSRPWSKGRWARLRQMYYIGFLKILSSCVLVAQELNSIHWQLVLITKKYHLRNFMYRKQWQHLTLYVSFFLSGCADVVSQNLLPKRCAVLEQGAQVLSMYLFLPLMVSHMQDTEGVELQTHMLLIQAMFLLTLVGTVELWAPNVLLIWVLKAFLYIVTGSWLIQIGFMLYKPISGYKWMDDDENDVAFATTFFCWHVASGAFLVILAYGFSFLWHRYLGADA; this is translated from the coding sequence ATGGGAGGGTTTGAGGGTCATCTGTTTCCTGGCCTGTCCTTATTCCTCTATGGACTTTATCATGCAGTGCTTCTCTCCAGGGCTCTGATATGCAACTCTCCTGTCCAATATCCACCAAGCCGTCCTTGGAGCAAAGGAAGATGGGCAAGGTTACGGCAAATGTACTACATCGGCTTTCTGAAGATACTGAGTTCCTGCGTCTTAGTAGCCCAAGAGTTGAACAGCATTCACTGGCAGTTGGTACTCATCACCAAGAAGTATCACCTGAGAAACTTCATGTACCGCAAACAGTGGCAGCATCTCACTCTCTACGTGTCCTTCTTTCTGAGTGGGTGTGCAGATGTGGTCAGCCAGAACCTGCTGCCCAAGCGGTGTGCCGTTCTGGAGCAAGGTGCCCAAGTGTTGAGCATGTATCTGTTTTTGCCCCTGATGGTGTCTCATATGCAGGATACAGAAGGAGTGGAACTGCAGACTCACATGCTGCTCATCCAGGCCATGTTCCTGCTGACCCTCGTGGGGACTGTAGAGCTGTGGGCTCCCAATGTGCTGCTGATCTGGGTGCTGAAGGCCTTCCTGTACATTGTCACCGGCTCCTGGCTGATACAGATAGGCTTCATGCTGTACAAACCAATCTCTGGCTACAAATGGATGGACGATGACGAGAACGATGTAGCATTTGCCACCACTTTCTTCTGCTGGCACGTGGCCTCTGGTGCCTTCCTGGTGATCTTGGCCTACGGTTTCTCCTTTTTGTGGCATCGTTACCTCGGTGCTGATGCCTGA